ACTTAACTGGAAAAAGAGTACATTATTTCACCAACCTGCGTGCTACCTATGGAATCTTTACCATAGAAAAAAACACCGGAAAACCCTAACAGCACAAGCAACGACAATGTCTGAATACACTGAAAACAGAAAAAATATCATCCAGTCACTGAGTGAAATCTGCAATACCGAAGGGGAAACCGTCACCAGTCAGCACAGCAAAATTCCACCGGTGGTAAAAAAGCTGGTTGATTCGTGGAAGAATGAAGAGCATTTCAACCATATCAGTCCCGTAGCGCTTCCCTCCGATGGAGCCATTGCCGCAATCATTGAAAAAGCACGGTCCATACTTTTTCCGGGATACTTCACCAAAGTAAAGCTGCACCAGTCCAATCTGGAATATTTTATCGGCCAGGAAACAACCGATCTTTACGAGATGCTGGTTGAACAGATCAGCATGGCGATTCGTCATAATTGCCGGCGCAACGAGCTTCCCTGCACGAATTGCGACGAGTTGAGCCACAGAATTGCCTTCACCTTCATCGAAAGGCTGCCTGAGGTGACGGCATTGCTGACTGCCGATATTCATGCCACACTGGCCGGCGATCCAGCCACCAAGAGCCCCGATGAGGTTATCTTCTGCTATCCCGGTTTGCTGGCGACCTCCGTTTTTCGCCTGGCGCATGAACTTTTTATGCTCGAGGTTCCAATAATTCCCAGGATCATGACCGAATACGCTCATGGCCAGACGGGGATCGACATCCATCCCGGAGCCACCATAGGTCCAGGACTGTTTATCGATCACGGAACGGGCGTGGTTATTGGAGAAACAACGATTATCGGCAAGGGTGTTCGTCTCTATCAGGGGGTAACTCTGGGCGCACTCTCTCTGCCGCGGGATGCGGGTGAGAAACTCTACAAGCAAAAGCGCCATCCAACCATAGAGGACAATGTTATCATTTATTCGAACACCACTGTTCTCGGAGGCGACACCATAATCGGAGAAGGTTCTGTAATTGGCGGTAATATCTGGTTGACGGAGAGTGTTGCCCCCGGCACCAAGGTACTCTTAAAGAAACCGGAGCTTATATATGCAGGCTCGCAAAAAGACACTCCTGGTAAAATGGGATAACTCCCGGAACGCGATCTTCTCTTTTAAAACCAGAGCAACTCCTGGTCAATATCTGCAGAAAAAAAATAGCACAGGAGGCAAATCTCATGTCATCAGCCATTACAGCAACCATCGGCAATACCCCGCTGCTCCAATTACATACCCTGTCCCGGCGGACGGGGGCGATAATTCTGGGCAAGCAGGAATCCCGCAACCCCATGGGCAGCGTCAAGTGCCGGATTGCAGTCTCCATGATCGGGGCGGCGGAACATCAGGGCAAAATCAACAGCGAAACTCTGGTGGTTGAGCCCACCAGCGGCAATACCGGGCTTGGCCTGGCCTTTGTCTGTGCCAGCAAAGGCATCAAACTCGTGCTCACCATGCCGGAATCCATGAGCATCGAAAGAAGACAGATGCTGCAGCATCTCGGGGCAGAGCTTGTCCTGACTCCGGCGGCCGACGGTATGAACGGCGCCATCGCCGCCGCCCGGAAGATCATTGCCGAGACCCCCAATTCATTTATGCCGAATCAGTTTGAGAATCCTGCCAATCCGGAGGTACACAGGCGCACAACGGCCGAGGAAATCTGGCGGGACAGCGACGGCAAGGTTGATATTTTTGTGGCTGGAGTCGGCACCGGAGGCACCATTACCGGAGTATCCGAGGTTATCAAGCAAA
This window of the Desulfopila inferna genome carries:
- a CDS encoding serine O-acetyltransferase → MSEYTENRKNIIQSLSEICNTEGETVTSQHSKIPPVVKKLVDSWKNEEHFNHISPVALPSDGAIAAIIEKARSILFPGYFTKVKLHQSNLEYFIGQETTDLYEMLVEQISMAIRHNCRRNELPCTNCDELSHRIAFTFIERLPEVTALLTADIHATLAGDPATKSPDEVIFCYPGLLATSVFRLAHELFMLEVPIIPRIMTEYAHGQTGIDIHPGATIGPGLFIDHGTGVVIGETTIIGKGVRLYQGVTLGALSLPRDAGEKLYKQKRHPTIEDNVIIYSNTTVLGGDTIIGEGSVIGGNIWLTESVAPGTKVLLKKPELIYAGSQKDTPGKMG
- the cysK gene encoding cysteine synthase A translates to MSSAITATIGNTPLLQLHTLSRRTGAIILGKQESRNPMGSVKCRIAVSMIGAAEHQGKINSETLVVEPTSGNTGLGLAFVCASKGIKLVLTMPESMSIERRQMLQHLGAELVLTPAADGMNGAIAAARKIIAETPNSFMPNQFENPANPEVHRRTTAEEIWRDSDGKVDIFVAGVGTGGTITGVSEVIKQRNPAMLSVAVEPANSPVLSGGKPGPHKIQGIGAGFIPQILNRDIIDEVVTVSNEDAIEMARMLARLEGVFCGISSGAACHAALEIAKRSKSKGKNIIVVLPDTGERYLSTDLLKK